The genomic interval GTCGACCCCGTCGATCGCGACGGTCCCCTCGTCGATGTCGATGAGGCCGGCGATGATGCGCAGGAGCGTGGTCTTGCCCGAGCCCGAGGGGCCGAGCAGGGTGAAGAACTCGCCGGCCTCGACGACGAGGTCGGTCTCGAAGAGGACGCGGGTGCCGTGGAAATCGCAGTTCACGCGATCGACGGTCACCTCGCCCCGCTTGGTGGCGGCCGATGCGTCAGCGAGGGGATTCGACATGGCGGTGCTCATTCCTTTCCGGCGGATGAGAGCTGGGCGCGGCTGCGACGCTGCGCGAGACGTTGGATGAGGATGACGAGGACGACGAGGATCGTCAGCAGCGCCGCGATCGCGGGCACCGTCGGCACGATGCCGCTCTCGAGGTACTGGTAGATGGTGACCGGCAGCGTCTTCACGGGGCCGGTCTGCAGGAACAGCGCGAGGACGACCTCGTCCCAGGAGGTGACGAAGGCGAGGCCGAAGGCGCCGAGGATCGCGGGCAGGATCCCGCGGGCGGTGACCTTCCAGAACGCCGCCGTGCGCGACGCCCCCATCGTCCATGCGGCGGTCTCGAGGTCGAGACCGCGCGAGGAGAGGGCGGTGTTGAGCATCGCGAACGCGAGGGGGAACGCGATGAGCGTGTGGGCGAGCACGAGCCCGGGGATCGTGCCGTCGAGGTCGAGCCTCAGCTCCACCGCGTAGATGCCGATCGCGAGGAGGATGGTCGGGGTGATCAGCGGCGCGAAGGCGATCCCCGAGAGGAAGATCTTCGTGCGCTCCGACTTCGCCGTCTGGACGACGCGCGCGAGATAGAGCGCGAGGGCCGTCGCCACGATGCCGGTGAGCAGCGCGACGAGCACGCTCCGCAGCGTCGGGCTGAGCCAGGTGGAGGTGGTGAGCACCTCGCCGTACCACTGCATCGTGAAGCCGCGCGGCGGGAAGACGACGGTCTTCGTCTCGCCGACGGAGAGCGGGAAGACGATGAGCACGGGCAGGATCAGCACGACGAGGGAGACCGCGGAGAGGATCCCCGTGACGATGGTGCTCGGTCCCCAGGTGAAGCGCTGCTCGGCGCTCACCCCCTTGGCCTGCACGCTGCCGAGGCCGGGGGCGGTGAAGCCGCCGCCGAAGCGGATGACCGCGATGTAGAGGAAGAGGGTCGCCACGAGGAGGACCACGCCGAGCGCCGAGGCGATGCCCCACTGGAAGAGGTCGATCTGCTGCTGGATGTACACCGCGACGGTCTGCTCCTGGGGGCCGCCGAGGATCGCCGGCACGATGAAGAAGCTCAGGGCGAGGATGAAGCACAGGAGTGCCGCGCTGAGGATCGAGGTGCGGATGAGCGGCAGGAAGACCTTGACGAACGTCTGCGTCCCCGACGCGCCGAGCGTCTTCGCCGCGAGCAGCACGTTGTGATCGACGCCCGACATGCCCGCGTAGAGGATCAGGATCATGTAGGGCAGCAGGTACATGACCGTGCCGACGAGCGTGCCTGCCTGCGTGTAGAGCAGGGAGAACTGCTCGCCTCCGAGGGACTGGGACGCCTGGCTGAGCAGGCCGTTCGGGCTGAGGATCGAGGTCACCGCGAACAGCCGCACCACGATCGAGACCTGGAAGGGGATGAGGATGGCGAGCAGCACGAGTCCCGCCGCGCGCTTGGGCAGCCGCGAGATGAAGTAGGCCGTCGGGAACCCGAGCGCGAAGGCGATGACGGTCGAGTTCACCGCGAGCACGACGGTGCGCCACTCGACGAGGTGGAGGAACTCGTCCTGCGCGATGGCGACGTAGTTGTCCCAGGTGAACGCGAAGGCCGACCAGTCGACGATGCCGTCGACGCTCACGCTGCGGAGCACGACGTCCAGCAGCGGCCAGACGAAGAAGATGAGGAAGAAGGCGATGACGCCGAGCCCGAGCGCGAGCTGCGGCGCCCGGCTCAGTTCGAAGACGGGGCGCTTCGGCCGGCGCACGGTGGGGATGCCGGTGGTGCGGGTGGTCATCGCTCGCCCCGTTCCCCGGCGCGATGGGGCGCGCTCATCGCGCAACCGCCGGCGTCGTGTCGGTGATCACGTAGACCTTCCTGACGGTCTCGACGACGTCCCAGACGACCTCGGAGCCGTCGGGGAGCGAGACGAACGCGTCCGGCTCGATCGCGACGACCTCGCCCGACTCCCGGGTGATGGTGCCGCGACCGGCCAGGAACACCATGAACTCCGAGATCCCCTGCTTCGTGGAGCGGAACGCACCAGGGGTCACCTCCCAGACGCCGATCTCGAGTCCCGGGGCCTCATGGAGGATGAGCTCGGACGTCTCGGGCGCGCCGGAAAGGATCCGGGCGGGGGCGGGACTCGGCCCGAGCTCGATCTCGGTCAGTCGGTCGCGGTCGTTCGGAGCGAACAGCGGTGCGGGCATCTCTGGCGGCCTTTCGGTGTGCGACCGCCGTCGATGGGATCGACACAGCGGCATTGCGAAATTTGAAACACTGTCTCATGATTGAAGATACGTTGTCAACGCCGTTCGCGAACTTGTAACACGGGCCGGTTCGTAGGATGGGGGCGACGGTGCGGTCGCGCATGCGGCCGCACCGTCGCCCATGATCGAAAGGGGTCGAAACGCATGAGCGAACGGGTCATCTCGTCGGGAGGGCTGACGTCGAGCGAGCGCGTCACGGGGACGCAGAGCCTGGAGAAGGCGATCGACGTGCTCGAGTTCATCGCCGGAGCGCCGCGGCCGGGGGTGACGCTCGCCGACTGCACGGGCGTGCTCGGCTTCAGCAAGGCGACCACCCAGCGCATGCTGCTCACCCTCACCCGGCGGAACCTGCTGCACTTCGACGAGGAGCTCGGGGTGTACTCGCTCGGCATGCTCACGGCCCGGCTCGGCTCGGAGTACCTGGGGCGCATCGACTACCGCCGCGTCGCGCTGCCCGCGCTGCGCGCGATCGTGGCGGAGACCGGCGAGACCGCACATCTCGGCATCCTCTCCGGGGCGGACGTCGTGTACATCGAGCTCGTCGACAGCCCGCAGCCGGTGCGGTTCTTCAGCAAGGTGGGGGACTCGATCCCGGCGTACGCCACGGCGATCGGCAAGGCGATCCTCGCCCACGTCCCCGAGGATCGCCTCCGCGAGCATCTGCCGGCGCAGCTCGTGGCCCGGACCGTGCGCACCATCACGGATCCCGAACGGCTGCGGGCCGATCTCGCGGAGGTGCGCGAACGCGGCTACGCGATCGACGACTCCGAGAATCGCGAAGGGATCGTCGGCTTCGCCGCGCCCATCTTCGATCACACGGGCGCGGCCTGCGCCGCGCTGAGCGTCGCCGGCCCGACCTCGCGGGTGTCGAGCGAGGCGGGGGAGCGCTTCGGCGGGCTCGTCGCGGAGTCGGCGCGCGGGGTGAGCCGGGCGCTCGGCGCCCCGGAGGCGCTGCTCGTCTAGGCGGACGCGCGGCGGCGCGGGAGCGGCGCTTTACGGGGATCGAATGTTATGAAATGATGTTTCAAAATTCGAGCCCCTGGAGGTAGCGTGACCCCCGAGATCCAGCCGACCGTGCTGATCACCGACTGCGACCACGGCGACGTCGCCATCGAGGAGCGCGTCGCCGCGCGGCTCGGCTACCGCCTCGTGACGGCGCAGTGCCGAGACGAGGACGAGGTGATCGCGGCCGGGCGCGCCGCGGGCGCGGTCGCGCTGCTCACGCAGTACGCGCCCGTCACCGAGCGGGTGCTCGCCGCGCTGCCCGCCGTGCGCGCGGTCGGGCGCTACGGCGTGGGCGTCGACACCGTGGACGTCGACGCGGCGTCCGCCCGGGGCGTCGCCGTCTGCAACGTGCCCGACTACGGGACGGAGGACGTGAGCGATCACGCCATCGCCCTCGCCCTCGCGCTGCTGCGCGGCCTCCCCGCGCTCGACGCCGGCCTGCGCAGCGGCGTCGCCTCGCTCGACCCCGTCAAGCCCCTGCATCGCTTCTCGGAGACGGTCTTCGGGGTGTTCGGGCTCGGTCTCATCGGCGAGGCCACCGCGCGCAAGGCGCGCGGGCTCGGCTTCACCGTGATCGGCGTCGATCCGCGCTTCGCCGCGGGGTCCACGAGTCCGTCCGGCACCGTCGTCGTGGGGGAGGACGAGCTCCTCGAGCGATCGCAGCTGCTCTCGCTCCACCTGCCGCTGCTGCCCCAGACGCACCATCTGATCGGCGCCGAGGCGCTCGGCCGGGCGCGGCGCGGAATCAAGCTCGTGAACACCTGCCGCGGCGGGGTCGTCGACACCGCCGCGCTCATCGCGGCACTCGACTCGGGCGCGGTCTCCGCGGCGGCGCTCGACGTGTTCGAGGTCGAACCGCTTCCCGCCGACAGCCGGCTGCGCGACTACCCGCAGGTGCTCCTCACCCCCCACGCCGCCTGGTACAGCGAGGAGTCCTTCGTCGAACTGAAGCGCCGTGCCATGGAGCAGATCCTCGAATTCTGCTCCGGGCTGTCGGCGACGAACGTCGTCAACGCCGCCGCGCTGCAGGAGGCCGCCGATGTTCGATGACGCGCTCGTCGGCCGCACGGCGGTCGTGACCGGGGCCTCCCAGGGCATCGGGGCGGCCGTCGCCTCGGTGCTCCTGCGCGCGGGCGCGGACGTCGTGGCGCTGCAGCGCTCGGCGCCGGCCGCGGACCTCGCCGCCGAGGCGGAACGGCTCGGACGCCGTCTCGCGCACCGGGCGGTGGATCTCGCGGACCCCGCTTCGATCGCCGCGACCGTCGAGGCCGTGAACGACGAGCACCGGGTCGACATCCTCGTGAACAACGCGGGCACGCAGATCCGCTCCGACGCCACGGAGTTCCCGATCGACGACTTCTCCCGGGTCATGCAGGTGAACGCCAACGCCGTGTTCCAGCTGAGCCAGGGCTTCGGGCGCGGCATGGTCGAGCGCGGCTCGGGCAAGATCGTCGCGCTCGCCTCGCTGCTCTCCTTCCAGGGCGGGCTCCGCGTGCCCGCCTACGCCGCCTCGAAGGGCGCCGTGGCGCAGCTCGTGAAGGCGCTCAGCAACGAGTGGGCCGGGCGCGGCGTGAACGTCAACGCGGTCGCCCCGGGCTACGTGGGCACCGAGATGAACGAGGCGCTCATCGCGGACCCCGAGCGGTACCGGCAGCTCAGCGAGCGCATCCCGGCCGCCCGCTGGGGGACGCCGGAGGACATCGCACGGGCGGTCGTCTTCCTCTGCACCCCCTACGCCGACTACATCCACGGCACGGTGCTCCCGGTCGACGGCGGATGGCTCGGACGATGAGCGACGCGACGCGGCTCCCGATCCCGGCCTCCCTGCGCCGCTCGCCGATCGTCGCCGTGCTCCGCGCTCGGCACGCCGCGGAGTACGCGCCCGTCGTCGAGGCGCTCGTCGCCGGCGGGGTGATCCACGTCGAGCTGACGCTGAGCACCGCAGGCGTGTTCGCGGAGATGTCGGGGCTGCGCGAGCGCTTCGGCTCGGCCGCCTCGATCGGCATCGGCACGATCACGTCGCGGTCGCAGGCCGAGCGCGCGATCGAGGCCGGCGCCGAGTACCTCGTCACCCCGGCGATGCTCCCCGAGGTGATCGCGGTCGCCCGCGCGGCCGGGATCCCCGTGTTCCCCGGCGGATTCACGCCGACTGAGCTCTTCACGGGCTGGGAGGCCGGGGCGACCGCCGTGAAGGTGTTCCCGGCGTCGCGGCTCGGCGCCGGCTACCTCACGGACCTGCGCGGCCCGTTCCCCGGCATCGAGGTGGTGCCCTCGGGCGGGCTCACGGTCGAGGACGCGGCGGCCTGGCTGCGCGCCGGGGCCTGCGCCGTCAGCCTCGGCGGCCCGCTGCTGCGCGACGCCTTCGACGGCGGCTCGCTCGGCGCGCTCACCGAGCGCGCGCGGGAGCTGGGCCGGACGATCTCCGAGCTCCGGGGAGCCGGGGCATGACGCGCGGGGCGAGCGGTCCGATCGTCACCCTGGGCGAGTCGATGGGCCTCCTCAGACAGGAGCGCCCCGGCCCCCTGCACGCGCAACGGCAGCTCGGCTTCGGCTTCGGCGGCGCGGAATCGAACGTCGCGATCGCGGCGAGTCGACTGGGCGCTCCCGCGGAGTGGATCGGGCGGCTCGGCGAGGACAGCGTCGGCGACCTCATCGAGCGCGAGCTGCGCGCCGAGGGCGTGACGCCGCGGGTGGTGCGCGATCCCGACGCCGCGACCGGGCTCATGCTCAAGGAGCGCCCGATCCCGGACACGTCCCGCGTCGTCTACTACCGGCGGAGCAGCGCGGGGTCGCGGCTCCGCCCCGAGGACGTCCCCGCCGGAGCGATCGAGCGGGCCGCGCTGCTGCACGTGACCGGGATCACCCCGGCGCTCTCCGCGAGCGCCTCCGCGACGGTCGACGCCGCGGTGGCGCGCGCCCGCGCCGCCGGGGTACCGGTGTCGCTCGACCTGAACTACCGCTCCGCCCTCTGGAGCGAGGGCGAGGCGGCCGAGCGCCTGCGCGCCCTCATCGCCGCGGCCGACATCGTCTTCGCGGGGGACGACGAGGCCGCGATCGTCGTGGGAGCGCGGCCGGTGCCCGAACTCGCGGCGGCGCTCGCCGAGCTCGGCCCCGCAGAGGTGGTCGTCAAGCTCGGGGCCAGGGGGTGCTTCGCGCGTATCGACGGCGCCGAGCACGAGCGCGCGGCGACGCCGGTGCGGGTCGTGGACACGGTGGGCGCGGGAGACGCGTTCGT from Leucobacter allii carries:
- a CDS encoding ABC transporter permease, translated to MTTRTTGIPTVRRPKRPVFELSRAPQLALGLGVIAFFLIFFVWPLLDVVLRSVSVDGIVDWSAFAFTWDNYVAIAQDEFLHLVEWRTVVLAVNSTVIAFALGFPTAYFISRLPKRAAGLVLLAILIPFQVSIVVRLFAVTSILSPNGLLSQASQSLGGEQFSLLYTQAGTLVGTVMYLLPYMILILYAGMSGVDHNVLLAAKTLGASGTQTFVKVFLPLIRTSILSAALLCFILALSFFIVPAILGGPQEQTVAVYIQQQIDLFQWGIASALGVVLLVATLFLYIAVIRFGGGFTAPGLGSVQAKGVSAEQRFTWGPSTIVTGILSAVSLVVLILPVLIVFPLSVGETKTVVFPPRGFTMQWYGEVLTTSTWLSPTLRSVLVALLTGIVATALALYLARVVQTAKSERTKIFLSGIAFAPLITPTILLAIGIYAVELRLDLDGTIPGLVLAHTLIAFPLAFAMLNTALSSRGLDLETAAWTMGASRTAAFWKVTARGILPAILGAFGLAFVTSWDEVVLALFLQTGPVKTLPVTIYQYLESGIVPTVPAIAALLTILVVLVILIQRLAQRRSRAQLSSAGKE
- a CDS encoding cupin domain-containing protein: MPAPLFAPNDRDRLTEIELGPSPAPARILSGAPETSELILHEAPGLEIGVWEVTPGAFRSTKQGISEFMVFLAGRGTITRESGEVVAIEPDAFVSLPDGSEVVWDVVETVRKVYVITDTTPAVAR
- a CDS encoding IclR family transcriptional regulator encodes the protein MSERVISSGGLTSSERVTGTQSLEKAIDVLEFIAGAPRPGVTLADCTGVLGFSKATTQRMLLTLTRRNLLHFDEELGVYSLGMLTARLGSEYLGRIDYRRVALPALRAIVAETGETAHLGILSGADVVYIELVDSPQPVRFFSKVGDSIPAYATAIGKAILAHVPEDRLREHLPAQLVARTVRTITDPERLRADLAEVRERGYAIDDSENREGIVGFAAPIFDHTGAACAALSVAGPTSRVSSEAGERFGGLVAESARGVSRALGAPEALLV
- a CDS encoding C-terminal binding protein yields the protein MTPEIQPTVLITDCDHGDVAIEERVAARLGYRLVTAQCRDEDEVIAAGRAAGAVALLTQYAPVTERVLAALPAVRAVGRYGVGVDTVDVDAASARGVAVCNVPDYGTEDVSDHAIALALALLRGLPALDAGLRSGVASLDPVKPLHRFSETVFGVFGLGLIGEATARKARGLGFTVIGVDPRFAAGSTSPSGTVVVGEDELLERSQLLSLHLPLLPQTHHLIGAEALGRARRGIKLVNTCRGGVVDTAALIAALDSGAVSAAALDVFEVEPLPADSRLRDYPQVLLTPHAAWYSEESFVELKRRAMEQILEFCSGLSATNVVNAAALQEAADVR
- a CDS encoding SDR family oxidoreductase, encoding MFDDALVGRTAVVTGASQGIGAAVASVLLRAGADVVALQRSAPAADLAAEAERLGRRLAHRAVDLADPASIAATVEAVNDEHRVDILVNNAGTQIRSDATEFPIDDFSRVMQVNANAVFQLSQGFGRGMVERGSGKIVALASLLSFQGGLRVPAYAASKGAVAQLVKALSNEWAGRGVNVNAVAPGYVGTEMNEALIADPERYRQLSERIPAARWGTPEDIARAVVFLCTPYADYIHGTVLPVDGGWLGR
- a CDS encoding bifunctional 4-hydroxy-2-oxoglutarate aldolase/2-dehydro-3-deoxy-phosphogluconate aldolase, encoding MSDATRLPIPASLRRSPIVAVLRARHAAEYAPVVEALVAGGVIHVELTLSTAGVFAEMSGLRERFGSAASIGIGTITSRSQAERAIEAGAEYLVTPAMLPEVIAVARAAGIPVFPGGFTPTELFTGWEAGATAVKVFPASRLGAGYLTDLRGPFPGIEVVPSGGLTVEDAAAWLRAGACAVSLGGPLLRDAFDGGSLGALTERARELGRTISELRGAGA
- a CDS encoding sugar kinase, with protein sequence MTRGASGPIVTLGESMGLLRQERPGPLHAQRQLGFGFGGAESNVAIAASRLGAPAEWIGRLGEDSVGDLIERELRAEGVTPRVVRDPDAATGLMLKERPIPDTSRVVYYRRSSAGSRLRPEDVPAGAIERAALLHVTGITPALSASASATVDAAVARARAAGVPVSLDLNYRSALWSEGEAAERLRALIAAADIVFAGDDEAAIVVGARPVPELAAALAELGPAEVVVKLGARGCFARIDGAEHERAATPVRVVDTVGAGDAFVGAYLAERVSGAPVPQRLDTAILAGAFACLHPGDWEGLPTRRDLELWRRADPVQR